CACCGCCGCTCCGCCTCCTCGGCGGGAGAGGGCGTGGTGGTGCACCTGTCCGCGCGCGACATCACGCTCGAGGAGAACGAGGTGCGCGACAATGGTCGGGGCATCAACATCGGCGGAGTGCGTCAGGGCTCGCCGCCCACCCACATCGTCCTGCGGCGCAACCTCGTCCTCGACGGCTACGGCGCGGATGGCAACGAGGGCACCGGCATCCGCATTGACACCGCGGTCAACGTGAAGGTGCACCACAACACCGTGTGGAACATGCCTACCCACTGCCTGGGCCTGGGCAACGGCGACTCCGGCCCCAGCCAGGACGTGGAGGCGCGCAACAACATTTTTGGTGCCTGCGCCATCATGGTCCGGGCCGGCTCGGCCCGGTCCGGGGTCTCCTTCGACGGCAACCTCTACTTCTCCCCCCAGGGGCACGTCTCCTTCCGGGTGGACGGGAAGTACCCCGACCTCGTGGGCTGGCGGAGCGCCACCCGCTGGGACGCACACTCCGTGGAGGAGGAGCCCGGTTTCCAGGACGCGGAGGCTGGGGACTTCCGGCTGGGGAGTGCTTCCGCCGCCCGGAACGAGGGCCTGTCCCTCGGGCAGGCCTACTGCGGTTCGGCACCGGACATGGGGGCGCGGGAGTCTGACTGCCCCTGAGGCGGGACCCGGGGTAGAGTCCGGGGCGTGTCTCACCACGATTCAACCCTGGGTGTTGTCCTGGTGCCCGCGGCTTCGGCCGCGCGCGAGCCGCTCGTCCGCGCGGCGGCCCGGGTAGGATTGTGCGTGGTGGAGGCGCCGGAGCGGGCCACCATCGGCCTGGTGGACCTGACGGTACCGGAGGGGAGGGCGGCCCTGTCGGCGCTGCTCGCCACACCCGTGGGGGAGAAGCTGTCCCTGGTGGCGCTGGTGGCGCCGGGCGAGGCGGCCTTCGCGGTGCTGGAGTCGCTGCGGCCCGCCGAGGTGATGACGGCCGGGGCCGAGCCTTATGAGCTCGCGTACCGGCTGCGGCGCGTCGCCGAGCGCCACCTGGAGCAGCAGGAGCAGCAGCGGCGGCAGGAGGACCTGACGCTCCTGCTCGAGCTCACCGCGGACTACGCCGAGAGCCTGGACGTGGAGGGGCTGCTGCACGACGTCACCCGCAGGCTCGCGGACAGGCTCGGCATCGGCCGCGCCGCGCTGGTGATGTTGGATCATGACGGGGAGGCCGCCCGTGTGGTGGCCGCCAGCGACGCTCCCGGCCAGGCGGACGTGCGCATCGAGCTGGAGCGCTACCCGGAGGTCCGCGAGGCGGCGCGCACGGGCCTGCCCGTCATCGTGGAGGACGCCTCCCACCACCCCCTGCTGGAGGGGGTGCAGAGCGAGGTGGCGGCGCGGGGCATCCACACGCTGGCGGCGCTGCCGCTGCAGATTCGGGGAGAGGTGCGGGGGGTGCTGCTGCTGCGCGCCTCGGGTGGGGACCGGCGCACCTTCGCACCGGACGAGATCGAATTCCTCAAGACGGTGGCACACGCCACGGCGGTGGCGCTGCGCAACGCGTCGCTGTTGCAGTCGGTGCGCGGGCAGACCGAGCGGGAGATGTCGGCGCGCATCGCCGCCGAGGCGAAGGCGGCCTCGCTGGAGACGTACCACCTCTTCTTCGCCAACGTGCGCGAGGGCGTGGCCATCCTCGATGACCGGGCGTGCGTGCTCAGCCTCAACCCGGCGGGAGAGAACGTCCTGGAGACGTCCTCCGAGTCCGCCTATGGGCGCCACCTGGTGGACGTCACCCAGCCGTTGGACGAGTCGGTGCTGATGGAGCTGGTGACGGCGGCCCGGCGAGGCGAGTCCCGCTCGGACGTGGACCTGATGGTGCGCACGCCGAAGGGGCGGCGCCTCACGCTGAGCTTCTCCGCGGCCCCGCTGGAGGATGGGCGGCGGGCCATCATCCTCTCGTTCCGCGACGTGACGCAGGCGCGGCTGCTGGCCGACGAGCTGAGCCACACCAAGGACTTCCTGGAGCGGCTCATCGACTCGTCGGTGGACGCCATCGTCGCCTCGGACATGCAGGGCCGCATCATCCTCTTCAACAAGGGGGCGGAGGCGCTCTGCGGCTACACCGCGCAGCAGGCGCTCAGTGGCATGCACGTGAGCCAGCTGTACCCGGAGGGGGTGTCCCAGCGCATCATGAGCCAACTGCGCAGCCCGGATTACGGTGGGCGCGGACGGCTGTCGGTGTGCAGGCAGGACATCGTCCACCGCACGGGGCAGCTGGTGCCGGTGAACATGACGGCCTCCATCGTGTACGAGGGAGGCCGCGAGGTGGCCAGCGTGGGCATCTTCACGGACCTGCGCGACCGGATGGAGCTGGAGCGCAAGCTGTCGGACGTGGAGACGCGGCTGGAGGAGAGCGAGAAGAACGCCGTCATCGTGGCGCTGGCGGGCACGGCGGCGCACGAGCTCAACCAGCCGCTCACCTCGGTGATGGGGTACGCCGAGCTGCTCAAGCGCAGGCTGAAGGAGGAGGACACCTCCTACAAGCCGGTGGACATCATCTACCGCGAGGCCGAGCGCATGGCGGAGATCGTCCGGAAGATTGGCCGCATCACGCGCTACGAGACGAAGGCGTACATGGGCTCGCAGCAGATCCTGGACCTGGACAAAGCCAGCTCTCATGACGAGTGACTCCCGCGTGCCGGGGGGCCCATCCGCCGAAGCCTTCCGAGCCTTCTTCGAAGCGGTGGAGTTGCCCGCGGCGCTGTGCGACCTGGGACTGAGGCCGAGGGCGCTCAACGCGGCCTTCGCGCGCTTCTGTTTCGAGCACGGGGCGACGGTGGAGCAGATGATGGAGTCGGTGGCGGGGGCGCGGGTGCCCGAGGACGGGGCCTCGTGCGTGGTGGATGTGGCGTTGCCGCCCGGGGGCGTGGTGGTGGTGGAGCTGGTGAGGCGTGGGGAGTGGGTGTCGCTGGTGGGGCGGCGCGAGTCGGAGCTGATGAGGGGTCAGCTGGTGGTGGTGGAGCAGGCGCTGCTGGAGCAGGCGCGCACCGAGGGCGTGTTGTTGGACCTGGGGCGCAGCGTGGCGGAGGCGGGCAGCGAGGAGGAGCTGGTGGCGGCGGTGGCGCGAGGGGTGAAGGAGCTGTTCCCCGGGCGCACCTTCTGCATCCGCATCATCGACGCGAGGACGGGCGGGCTGACGAGCCTGTACGCGGAGGGGAGGCTGAAGGAGGGCTCTCGCGAGCCGCTGGTGCTCAAGCGCAGCGCGGTGGAGAAGATGCACCTGTCACAGGAGTCCATTCCCGCTGGGGGCCGGGTGGTGGTGGGGGCGCGGGTGCCGCTGCTCTTCGAGGGGAGCACGGGCGGGGTGAGCGCGCCGCTGGTGGCCAGCGGGCAGCTCTACGGCGCCATCAACCTGGAGTATCCGGCCACGCTGAAGGAGGAGGGAGACCTGCTGCAGGACGAGCGGGTGCTGGTGCAGCTGGCCAACCAGGTGGCGGTGGCGGTGAAGAACGCGAAGCTCATCGACGAGCTGACGTTCGTGCGCAAGTACCTGGAGGAGCTGCTGGAGAAGGCGAACGCGCTCATCCTGGTGGCGAACCGGGACAAGAAGGTGGTCGTCTTCAACCAGGCGGTCAGCCGGCTGACGGGCTTCAGCAAGGAGGAGGTGCTGGGGAAGGACGTCTTCACGCTGGTGCCGGAGGACGAGCACCTGCGGTTGGCGTCGCTGATGGCGGCGGTGCTGCGAGGCGAGTCGGTGCCCAACTTCGAGCTGCGGCTGCGCACGAAGACGGGGGAGGCGCGGGCCTCGTTCGCCACGTCCTCGACGCTGACGTCACAGGGGGAGGTGGAGGGGGTGATGGCGATCGGGCAGGACGTGACGGTGGTGGCGCAGCTGGAGCAGCGGGTCATCCAGGCGGAGAAGCTGGCGTCGATGGGGCAGTTGGCGGCGAGCGTGGCGCATGAAATCAACAACCCGATGACGGCGGTGGTGGCGTACGCGGAGTCGCTGTTGCAGCGGGCGATGATGATGGGGAGCTCGGGCGCGTCGGACACGGACAAGCTGAAGAAGATCATGGAGAGCGGGCAGCGCATCCTGCGCTTCACGAGGGACCTGACGTCATACGCGAGGCCGGCGAAGGACAAGCCGGAGCGGGTGCAGCTGCACACGGTGTTGGACAGGGCGGTGGGGTACTGCGAGCACGTGGTGACGCAGTCGAAGGTGAAGGTGGAGCGCGACTACGGGGAGTTGCCGCTGCTATCGGCGGTGCCGGCGAACCTGGAACAGGTGTTCGTGAACCTCATCACCAACGCGTGTCACGCGATGCAGCCGGGCGGGAAGGTCTCGCTGCGGACGAGGCAGGAGGGGCGCGAGGCGGTGGTCTGTGTGAAGGACACGGGGAGCGGCATCTCGCCGGAGAACCTGTCGCGAATCTTCGAGCCCTTCTACACGACGAAGACGGAGGGGAAGGGGACGGGGCTGGGACTGTCCATCGTGCAGCGCATCGTGGAGAAGCACGGTGGAAAGCTGAGCGTGGAGAGCGAGCTGGGGCAGGGAACGACCTTCACGGTGCGCCTGCCAATCCCAGACTGAGCCCCAACCCCGCCAACTCCTCCCTCCCTCCCTCTCCCTCTGGGAGAGGGTCGGGGTGAGGGTATGTCATTCCCCGGGTTGCGAACCTGCCCGGATCAGCTCTCGTCATCCAGCTCGCGGGTGAACTCCTCCTTCGTGAGGAGTCCCTTGCGAGCCATGATGCGCATGAGGGCCCAGAACTTGCGCTCCAGCTCCTCCACGGGGTCCAACGGCTCGGGCGCGGCGGGCACGACCTCGCCGAACAGCGAGTCCAGCTCGGCGCTGATGTCCCCGGCCCGCTTCACCGAGGCGGGCCTGGCCTGACCCCGCTTGAGCTTCCGCTGCTGCTCCCGCTCCTGGATGAGCTGCTCGAGCGACACGCGGCGGGTGTTCTCTCCGGGGGGCAGCTCCTCGCCGACGATGATCTCCTCGACGTCGTCCTCGAGCGCCTCGGGAACGGCCTCCGAGGCCGCCGTGGAGGCCGGAGCGGCCGCCGCGGTGCCCTGGGCGGCCCGGTGGTAGTAGCGCTGGATGGCGCCGCGCACGGCGGACAGCGGGGCCACCCGGGGGCTCACCTTCAACCCGGTGGTGAACTCCATCTCCTGAATCGCCGTGGAGTCGAGCGGGTCGGCCATGGCCACCACCAGCAGCCGGCGCCCGCCCACCGTCTCCAGGGCCACGGGGAACAGGTCGTGCTGCTCGCAGAAGCGCGGGCGCAGAAGGTGGATGGCGCTCCAGTCCGGCTGGCGGGCCATCAAATCCATCACTGGCACGCCCAGTGCTTCGCTCAGCGCGTGCGCGAGGGTCTTCTCGGTGATCGCCCCCAGGGACACCAGCGCGACGCCCAGCCGTTGGCGCGAGTGTTGCTGTGCCTGGAGCGCGGCCTCGAGCTGGGCCGGAGTGATCGCCCCCCGCTCCAGGAGCAGCTCGCCGATCCGCTTTCTGGCCATATGGCGGCCGCCATTAGCCCCAGCCCCGGGTGCCGTCAAGCAGGCAGAGAGGCGTGACGCACCGTGTACGTCCGACACCAGACCGGCCTACCTGTCGGTGTCTGATCGCAAAATTCTCATGGGATTTCAGCAACTAAGAGCACTGGGCGTGCCTTGACACTCCAGGAGGTGCGTTCCTAAAGTCCGGCGTCCATTAATGCCATTCCCGAGCCAGGGAACCGTGTGGGTGTCCGCACGGGGAACTGTCTGGGGTGGTACAAGGCCCGCCATGACGGGCCCGCCCCTCTCTGGAGGCCATAAGCGATGAACCTGGGGTTTCTGACGAATCTGACCGTCCTCGCCAACGCCGGCGGTGCCGAGCGCACTTTGTTCGAGGAGATCGCCAAGCGCTGGGAGGCGGGCCAGTGGGGTATGTACCCCATCGCCACCTGCCTCGTGTTCGCGCTGGCCATCATGATCGAGCGCGGCATCATGTTGTTCGGCAAGGCATCCATCAACAAGGACGCGTTCCTGCGCGGCCTCAAGAAGCACATCTACGCCGGTGACCTGGACAAGGCCATCAACTACGTGGCCGGCCAGAAGCAGACGCCGCTCACCCAGGTCATCAAGGCCGGCCTGATGAACGTTCCCAAGGGCGAGGAGGAGGTCCAGGCCGCCCTCGACGAGGCCAGCCTCCGCGAGACTCCGAAGATCGAGGCCCGCACCGGCTACCTCGCCATGCTCGGCAACGCGGCGATGCTCGCGGGTCTGCTCGGGACGGTGTCCGGTCTGATCGCCTGCTTCGAGGCGGTGGCCAACGTGAACCCGGCCGACAAGGCGACCATTCTCGCCAACGGTATTTCCGAAGCCATGAACTGCACCGGCTTCGGTCTGCTCACGGCCATCCCGGCGGTTATCGCCTTCTCCATCCTCTCCGGCCGCGCCACCGCGCTCGTCAACGACATCAACGAGACGAGCGTCGCGGTGCTCAACCTCATCGTCAACAACCGCGACAAGTTCAAGAACGCCACCGTCTCGGCGTCCTCCCGC
This is a stretch of genomic DNA from Archangium violaceum. It encodes these proteins:
- a CDS encoding PAS domain S-box protein, with the translated sequence MSHHDSTLGVVLVPAASAAREPLVRAAARVGLCVVEAPERATIGLVDLTVPEGRAALSALLATPVGEKLSLVALVAPGEAAFAVLESLRPAEVMTAGAEPYELAYRLRRVAERHLEQQEQQRRQEDLTLLLELTADYAESLDVEGLLHDVTRRLADRLGIGRAALVMLDHDGEAARVVAASDAPGQADVRIELERYPEVREAARTGLPVIVEDASHHPLLEGVQSEVAARGIHTLAALPLQIRGEVRGVLLLRASGGDRRTFAPDEIEFLKTVAHATAVALRNASLLQSVRGQTEREMSARIAAEAKAASLETYHLFFANVREGVAILDDRACVLSLNPAGENVLETSSESAYGRHLVDVTQPLDESVLMELVTAARRGESRSDVDLMVRTPKGRRLTLSFSAAPLEDGRRAIILSFRDVTQARLLADELSHTKDFLERLIDSSVDAIVASDMQGRIILFNKGAEALCGYTAQQALSGMHVSQLYPEGVSQRIMSQLRSPDYGGRGRLSVCRQDIVHRTGQLVPVNMTASIVYEGGREVASVGIFTDLRDRMELERKLSDVETRLEESEKNAVIVALAGTAAHELNQPLTSVMGYAELLKRRLKEEDTSYKPVDIIYREAERMAEIVRKIGRITRYETKAYMGSQQILDLDKASSHDE
- a CDS encoding GAF domain-containing sensor histidine kinase, whose product is MTSDSRVPGGPSAEAFRAFFEAVELPAALCDLGLRPRALNAAFARFCFEHGATVEQMMESVAGARVPEDGASCVVDVALPPGGVVVVELVRRGEWVSLVGRRESELMRGQLVVVEQALLEQARTEGVLLDLGRSVAEAGSEEELVAAVARGVKELFPGRTFCIRIIDARTGGLTSLYAEGRLKEGSREPLVLKRSAVEKMHLSQESIPAGGRVVVGARVPLLFEGSTGGVSAPLVASGQLYGAINLEYPATLKEEGDLLQDERVLVQLANQVAVAVKNAKLIDELTFVRKYLEELLEKANALILVANRDKKVVVFNQAVSRLTGFSKEEVLGKDVFTLVPEDEHLRLASLMAAVLRGESVPNFELRLRTKTGEARASFATSSTLTSQGEVEGVMAIGQDVTVVAQLEQRVIQAEKLASMGQLAASVAHEINNPMTAVVAYAESLLQRAMMMGSSGASDTDKLKKIMESGQRILRFTRDLTSYARPAKDKPERVQLHTVLDRAVGYCEHVVTQSKVKVERDYGELPLLSAVPANLEQVFVNLITNACHAMQPGGKVSLRTRQEGREAVVCVKDTGSGISPENLSRIFEPFYTTKTEGKGTGLGLSIVQRIVEKHGGKLSVESELGQGTTFTVRLPIPD
- a CDS encoding general secretion pathway protein GspE, which produces MARKRIGELLLERGAITPAQLEAALQAQQHSRQRLGVALVSLGAITEKTLAHALSEALGVPVMDLMARQPDWSAIHLLRPRFCEQHDLFPVALETVGGRRLLVVAMADPLDSTAIQEMEFTTGLKVSPRVAPLSAVRGAIQRYYHRAAQGTAAAAPASTAASEAVPEALEDDVEEIIVGEELPPGENTRRVSLEQLIQEREQQRKLKRGQARPASVKRAGDISAELDSLFGEVVPAAPEPLDPVEELERKFWALMRIMARKGLLTKEEFTRELDDES
- a CDS encoding MotA/TolQ/ExbB proton channel family protein, translating into MNLGFLTNLTVLANAGGAERTLFEEIAKRWEAGQWGMYPIATCLVFALAIMIERGIMLFGKASINKDAFLRGLKKHIYAGDLDKAINYVAGQKQTPLTQVIKAGLMNVPKGEEEVQAALDEASLRETPKIEARTGYLAMLGNAAMLAGLLGTVSGLIACFEAVANVNPADKATILANGISEAMNCTGFGLLTAIPAVIAFSILSGRATALVNDINETSVAVLNLIVNNRDKFKNATVSASSREVEE